GAACCATGTGCCAGTGCTAATAAATATCTGATTCTCTTTATGCCATCAATTAACGGCGACATTAAATGCACAGTAACCATACACAAAAAGAACATTAAATTTGATTTAGATTATTCAAATTATCCAAACTAGAAATGTATATATCTATATAACAAGCACTTACACATTTCAAAAACATGTCCTAAATAAATTGGCACGAAGCGAGTTATAGGGATCCGTGTCTGCACAATAGCAGGCATATAATTCAAAAAAGGATCTAATGAAAACTCTCTGGAAAAGATGTCGAGTCAGCTTGGGGACAAGCTTTGAAACGCTTGTTAATCGAGTTGAAAATCACGAAGCAGTGGTTGCTGAAGCCATTCGCGAGGCACAATCAGCCGCCGCCAAGGCGCGAGTGAAATTGACCCATGTTCGCCGCGATACAACAAATATGCGTCGACGCATTGATGAGCTGGCCAATGCAAAATCCGACTGGGAACGCCGTGCGAAACAATATGGTGATGGCGATCGCGAACGAGCACTTGAATGCCTGCGACGTCGTAACCGTGCAGCCCAGGAGCTCACCCACCTATTGGGAGAAGCAACCCGCCATGAGCAAACAGAACGCAACCTGGCAAAAGATATCAGTAAGCTGGACGAACATATTGCCACTCTGAAGCGACGTAAAAACGCGCTGGCTGCACGCGATTTCAGAGCCAAAGCCCTGGTTGCAGGTGAACAGGCAGAGGGCTCGGCGATGGCTGGTCTTGATGAAATATTTGATCGTTGGGAACTGAAGCTCGCCGAGAGCGAATGCCTGACTGAATCCGCACGAGACTCTTTTGAGGACTCGTTTATTGCAGAAGAAGAAAACCTCGGACTTGAAGCCGAGTTGGACGACCTGCTCAAAGCAGAATCAACAGAATCGAAATAACCCTCAAACATGCTCCAGAACATGAACACACAAAATACACAATCCACTCCGCCGGTGCTCGCGACCGAATCGGCGGAAGACATAAACCACATATTCACTGACCAGAACCCACTCGGATCTCGAGTCGCTGAAACGCAGATCGAACCAACACCAAAGGTCGAAACACCGGAAGAAGCCCAAAAGCGAACCGCAATTTACACTAGAGTCCTTCGCTGGATCGGAGCATCCATTCTCGGTATTGCTGCAATATGCTTTCTTATCGGTGGCTGGGCAAATGCTTCAGATCTGCATAGAACCTATGGGTTCCTTGGTTTCACCGCCCTACTAACAGCAGCTGGTGTATTTTGCACCTACCGATGGCGAGATGACAAAGGGGCACGAACCTTCATGGCGATTGCGACAGCTTTTTTGCCAGCAAACTTCGCACAAGTCGGCGGCTTGATCTACGCCAAAGTAAAAGCTCCAGTCCTCCATGAGGGCCTAAGAGATCATTTCTCATTTGGGGTCCTAAACACTCAGGATCTAGTGATTGTTGGACTCATATCCTTGATCGTCCTGGCTCCAATTGCTTTTCTTGGCTTCAGCGCCCTGGCACGTTCGGGAGCAAAGAAAATGACCGCTTTGTTCATATTGGGCAATGCAGCACTGTTGCTTCCTTGGCGGAGCGCCAACCTGATAGCCGGTCTGGGATTTGCACTCTGCGCAATCCTTGTC
The Rubellicoccus peritrichatus DNA segment above includes these coding regions:
- a CDS encoding PspA/IM30 family protein yields the protein MKTLWKRCRVSLGTSFETLVNRVENHEAVVAEAIREAQSAAAKARVKLTHVRRDTTNMRRRIDELANAKSDWERRAKQYGDGDRERALECLRRRNRAAQELTHLLGEATRHEQTERNLAKDISKLDEHIATLKRRKNALAARDFRAKALVAGEQAEGSAMAGLDEIFDRWELKLAESECLTESARDSFEDSFIAEEENLGLEAELDDLLKAESTESK